GTGATGTTTACTTTTCTCTTGCACTCTTCTCTTTAAACTGTACTATGACAGTTGCAAGTAGATCAAagttttcaaaaaaattatttttttgtcCTGTAGAGCTATGAAAGTTGCAACTAGAGCAACACCAGTGTGGAATGGGGGAGATAAATATCATGTGACCATGAGTGCACGAGGACATGAAATGGTAGTAGACCTGAAGAAGCATGTTTGTGCTTGTCGTAAATGGCAGTTGACAGGCATTCCATGTTTTCATGCATGTGCCTGCATTTTATTTAAAAAAGATAACCCATGTGATTACATTCATGAGTGTTACAAAAGATCCACATATCTTAATGTATACAACCATTTCTTGGAGCCAATTAATGGAGAGGAATATTGGGAGAAGGTGGATGAAAGTGTGGACCTCCCTTTACCTCCATTGGTCAGAATTGCACCTGGAAGGCCAAAAAAGAACAGAAAGAAGAATAAGGATATGGTTGTTGAGGCAAGGCATAATAACCCTACAATGCTCAAAAGAAAACAAACTTCTCTCAGATGTGGAAACTGTCAACAATTTGGTCATAACTCTAGGACCTGCAAATCAAAGGTTTGTACAATCACTACTAACTATTACATTTACCTCACTAACAAATGTATTAAAAACTGACATTGTTATTTCAGAAAGTCGATTTGGCAATTATAAAAAGGGATGCACGCCTGAAAAATAACAAGAAGATGAGATCATGAAAGCAGCCCTTGAAGAATCTCTGAAGAAGTCAGAAGAAGagttaaaagaaaagaaaaaggatAAAGAAGAAGAGAAAAGCCCGGATAGTAAGAAGAAAAACCCGGAGAGTAAGAAGAAAAGCCCGGAAACTAAGAAGACCATTTCACATGGTGGTATTATGAAGCCATTTAAACATCCTTCTAAGTTGGGAACAATGAATGTTCAGTGTGAAGTTATTGAAGGGCTTGAAGTATCAGTCACTACCTTAAAAAAATTGGAAGTTGCTGCCGCGAGAAGAAGAAAACTACTTGAGAAGAAGTAGTTGATTAAGACTCTTATTTCACTGCATTCTAAGTTCGTTTGGACCATATTTTGTTTGGACCATTTTTTTTTGTCTATCTGCTACTAAATCTGCTATTTTGGATCATTTCATATTGTGTAACATGACTGGATGCTTAATATGTTAACCTCAATGACTTTTGCTAAGATATTTGACATTGTTATCTTTCCGTAGTTTATATTTGAtgcttaaaaaaaattaaaaacacaCCAATACTTGTCATTGATCATAGATAAAAATACATGTCAACAAATACATAAATATTACATCTCTCCATCATCCTCTTTCTTAAACATTACAATTGTAAAAATTACAACCCATGTTAAAATCAACATGGCCATGCTCCATGAACAATTAAAATAAGTAGCTACTTTTTTCTCTCTTTCTGATCCCAAAGCCATTTTCAAAGCTTTATTATCGGCTTCCAAACGATTAATCCTTCTAATCAAACCCGGAATAATCACTTGAGCTCGATCGGAAATTGGAGCATCCAACCACCAGAATGTTCTGTTGCACCTTCGATCGGAATAAGTGATGAATCGCCTCCCTGGATTTGCTTCCGTCCATGCTGTTTGTTCGATGATCCAACTGCCGCATATACATCTTTCAGCCATAACCAACACTTCTGCTTCAGAAATTAGATGAGAACAATTGAATTTCACTCAGACAAATACTTACATGTTTATATACTAGCAGAAATGACCGTTACATGGTCTATTTCCCTTATTAACCCCGGTTGATCGTTACTTCACGATCAACAATAACGGGGATCTGCCTAAAGGTTGTTTTATGTTGGGGGTCTAATAGTAGAGGGATGTTGATTGTATATTTCATAAGTTATGTGCCAAATCCGCATTTATCTGAAAGCGTTGGGATGCATAATGAAATTAACTCTAAATACTACAATCCAAACTTGTTTGGTCTCGGGAAAACAATTTTTCCCTAAAGGAgagatattattttaaaaatgtaaTGATATGTGGAAAATGACATGCCCTTTCTAACAGAtgaaaatatttttcattttgaacattttatcataatttttttttctcattTCCGAAGTAGAATTCGTTTTTCAGACAAATGCTTTTCAAGAAAAGTTTACCTGGAAAATGTTTTTTAAAAACAACTTTTTTTTCCTTGCAAATGATCAGAGCCTCATTATTAATGTATTTCTTTATTGAATATAGATTGGTTTACTTAACTTGTCCTTGCAGGTTTTGTACACGTGCCTCTTTGGTGTTGGCATTCTTCGGTATATATCTTACTGAAAAGCATGCTTTTCAGTATAGCACAGGAAGAACTTCTAAACAGGACCCTGTAAAAGGTAAATTTGATGTTTTTTTTACAGAAACAAGTAAATCCAGATCTTCACAAATACATTTTTGTTTATTCTCTGTCAATACAACCACATATAATTTTACTTGAGACAATAAAATGCCTAGTGGGACAATCTAGTCTTTAATGAAACTGCGAAAAAGGAAACCAGAAGGACGACTTCGGAAATTTGAGACAGTCATGATTAATCAATGATTGAGCCTCTTCCTCTTGTAGCTTTCTTCATTTGACGCATCCAATTTTGAGCACATGCAAGTGCTTTTACCATATTAGAAGTAGGGAACTCATAAAATTATTAGGAAGTTTCTATCACAATTGTATCAATCTTAAACTCAGCTTTAATTTCACTAGTTGTTTCTTTTTTTAatggttcatacttatatttttctctttctaaaatttcttttccatgattctttaaaaatgttatcacattatattctttttgttctttagtttccattagaactttccttttttactaagttgtcccaaattatctaatacttttcctattggttcagatatattaggtttcattttacttatatctatcatCATTGGCTCATTAACTTTTAAtgcgccttccctctttagggttgttAGATATATAAACGATTCAGAAAAGAAACCTACCCCTagaaattggtatcagagccagtaATAGGCGGGAGATGAACAGTAAAAATACTGTAGCAAAAGTAGCTGTCAATAGTAAGCCGTGAATAGTAGACAGTGAATAGtaactaatgaatagtaaaagGTACATGAatagtaaaaataaaataaaatttgaaggttaaatgagacctccggcaagaataaatagagaaacgaataaagaatataaatctaaaataatagcaactctattaattttatttatagtaGAAAACAAAGCAACACAACAGATGTGTAAGAAAACTTTATACAGACAATTAATAAGAAGGAATTTGACTTATGGAAGATTTGAGGATACGATCAATTCAGTATATAGCTGATAAAGAACCAACATATAACAGgctaataaatcaacatattgaaagttgtaagataagcatgcaaataataaatgaaaaattagatattatagctatgttacgaacaatgttggaagaaagagatgaaaaaattaggagactagaggaagaaaatcttttattaaaacgagaaaaatttattaaagaaactaatttagaaatccaaataaaagacttaaaagaagtattaactgaacaatatagaTTAATAAACGATTTgagacaaaaaattaaaaaatgaattggacagatccaaatgcaataactagaaataatagaaaactaaagcaattaataaaaaatcaagaaaaattagaaatagatatggaaaaattactagaaagaaaaaataaaataccatggacaagagagaatatcgaagaaattatgagaatttaccaacaactcggaaatatgataataagatttagaaatgataaactaagaatacaaggacttaaaagaataattttaacaaataatataactggataaaatatagatggataaaatatcattagaagaaataagtgaaaaacaagatatatattatcaaatggatgaatacgaaggaggaacatcacaaaccctaagttttaaaccagatatatataatcaaattcaaagtgaaacagaagaattaacaataaaaaagatattcaagacatcatattttgaaagaaataaggaagttaggtatatagcccaaaaacatgagaatgtaatagatatagatacaataaatggaaaaacaagaataaatttaataacagatggattaataaaaagagaattatccaaattaaaacaaaaggaagcaaataaactagaaaatatatattttggagcaatagaatttacaataaaagcatattttaagaaaaatatcgatactcctatacagatatatgtattggatgatagaataataggaaatatacaagattcattaatagcggtaataaaaggaaacttgatatatcagaaattaaaatttataatacaacccgatttcagtatatcactaagggatgaaaataaagaaagatctttaacattatactataagttagatggaataaaaatgcaaaaagaaagtaaagttattagtatagaaaccaaaatggtttatgctatgactggaaaccatcacgtaaagaaacaaacggaattaggaataatatTACCAAAATTATATAATTGAACATAAAGAtgaatctcaaataacaatcccagaagaaattacaatagattttagtaatagacaaattattccaaggcaaagaattaaaccaatattagaaggatctagattaagttttagaaaagaacaaaatcctataagattaattagatcaatgagtatgacgagtagaaagatagatttaataaagatagatactgatagtttgaaaataaaaataataatatttgacgaaacaataacaagagactgtatagcagaaattaatacaggagctaccaaaaatttattcatataagcaaggtaaatgaagaaaattgtaaatggatagaacctcagacttacagatatgcagaaaatgatagagaaatatttatgactaaatgtactaatttaaaatttaaaatattagacttggaatataatataaatataggagtaatagaatatgatagttcgagtgaattattattagggagcgacttcttaaaaatgataaattataaaattaataataatggaataaaaatagtagatcaaggaaaagaaagatttatagaaaaactatgaatatacaagaaaaattaagaaataagaaagaaaagttaaataTTCTATCACAGTTGTATCAATCTTAAACTCAGCTTCAGTTTCACTAGTTATTTCTTTTTTAatggttcatacttatatttttctctttctaaaatttcttttccatgattctttaaaaatgttatcacattatattctttttgttctttagtttccattagaactttccttttttactaagttgtCCCAAATTAACTAATACTTTTCCTATTAGTTCAGATATATTAGGTTTAATTTTACTTGTATCTATCATCATTGGCTCATTAACTCTTCTCCATGCATTTATGGCTTTTAGCTCTAgcttatttgtaatttttttttctggtataatttcttgttttccttcttcaaattttattaacttgtctagtatcatttttaaagtaggtatttcagaattattccataagcttgttaactcttctcttattatttgtctcaaattttcttgattatcttgtttttctatcagtctcattattgcatttagtttttccttaactattatttctttccataaattttttataaattctgagtctgtcattttattatttgttgattcgcttcttccaaccatttccaacatctatccaatatttactagtatttttactctgttcttctaatttcttaatatcattttctaactttgtttgtctttccttacattctaaatattttatttgtgaatctatTTCGCTTTCTAACATACTCTGTATCTTCTTTAACTTATCTTTCTTATTTCTTAATTTTTCTTGCTAAAAGCCCATCCGAAGCTACCTTTGATAATTAAGAAAACTAAAACATCACGAGTCCAAAGTGAAACAGGAGATCTTATTGAATTAAATCTCCACCACCCCAATATGTCAAACTCATTGAAATCCCTAATGCCCTGTTTGGAACTTATATTTCTTTTGAAATTTTGAACTTGATCAGATAACATGTTTTGATATGTATTTATTTTTTCACACAAGCATTCATCCAAATCCTATGTGCTACCATCATGTGAAATCATTCCACTATCTTCTTCCAAATGTATCCTCGACCGTACAGATGGATGCACTTGACCAAAATTTACTTCACAAACTACTAGTACCACTTTTAGAATCTGTACCTAAATCCTAACCACAATGTTTACATTTAGCTCTAATATCGTTGTTTTCAATATTGTATTTGGTGAATTGATCCTCCTGTTTCTTAGTTCTTCCTTCCGTTGCCATATGCTCTTTGGGATTCGATGCTTCACTTTCAGGCTCAAATTTGTTCTTTCCATCTGCAACAGCTCAACACCACcaaatataataaatttaaaaattaatttattctGCCTAAGTTTAGAAAATAAAGCTGTAGAATTTAATATCAATATTCTGCTTTGGATTCAGCAAACAAAAATGTAAAGATTCAGCAATCAGCACTGGTGTacagaataaaataaaataacacatTACAAATTCACTATGTCTAAATTCAAATTTCATCAAACACATGACGAATCTCACCCAGGATAGGAGTCAGTAGTTTATCTTCTTTTGCCAAAGCCGAACAACGGTAAGTAGCATCAAACCACAGAACAAACAAGAAATGAATATGTATACCCATGCCCTAGTAGTTGTATTATTTTTGTTGGGTTTATACTTATACAATTATGACCAAACAGAGAAAGAAAATTAGCCAACGATTTGGAAGCTTAATTAAATATCCAGGATATACTTGGCCAAAACCAGTGATCAAGTGATATAGTAGTAATATACATACATGATACATGTATATAAACTCTCAGAATTGATTACATAACTTTACCTCAAAAAAGTGTTTGCTGAGGAATTCCTACACTCTTCACCTTGAAAAGAGTGTTTTTTGTTATAGAAGCCTTTCACTCGTGGTATTTGTTTTCTAATTTAAGATATAAATGCAGGTTTTTTGAGGCTGTACCGGAACTGCGGAGCCAAGTGATGAAGGTAGCTTGATAGTTACCTCCATGATCAGCAGTCTTTTTCTCGTTAATTTTCATAACTGGCATGTGTATTATTttcctcattttcagaatcagtaGCTGAAGTTGGCGATGGATTAGGTGTCATGAACTGATCCCTGTTGTTTTATATGTACtagcctataacccgtgcgatgcacacATTGTTTTTAACATTCGatagtttttaataatatatttcataatataattttcaatagttaaaaaataaattgaagaatataataaattataacaatatatgttttataataatttgagacttgactgaaaataaataatataatataatatattgtttaaataaagaaaagtttaaatataataagctgttgacggggttcgaaccctgaatccatgagagcagtttaaatattaatataataatattttattattgtatttaatGGTTCTTATTTTTCTGACTTTAGATCTGACGGTTATTATTTGTCGTACCAAACAACTATACCGAGCAACTACCAAACTAGTGTACCGAGCAACTACGAAATAGAGGATGTTCTGCTTATAATAGTACAGTATAAATAGATATGTTTAGAGAAGGGTAAAATTCAGTACTTATCCTGTAAGCACATATTAAACTTTTACTCAGCCGTGgctaaaatttataatttttacaaATCTCAATCCTCAGTATTACTCAGTCCTTTGGATTTACATTAGCATTACTTTGTGTAAACATGATTTATCCGTATCTTGTTATGCACTTGAACAAGAACACTATTATCTGGAGAGGCATTTAAGGTAAGTGCATTGGGGGTTTGCTTTGGACTTTGTAGTTGCTTTTCGGCCAAAGTAAGAAATAGGTTAAAgttgcgtgagcccgtagggtttacccagtacGCACCCGAATGTAGCGACTGCGGATTGGTTACCTACgatagaaaaaagaaaaaaaaagaaaaaaaaacgcAGCTGATCTTGACTTGTAATATGTAATGTACTTATATTACTGTTAGATTATGTTCGATTTATTAGATTAATAGCCCGCTGAGGTAGGACTAAATGTTTTAATTAGTAAAAATTCTTTCCGAAGAAAACGAAAGGCATACTAAAACATAAAGTTGCGTTTAAAGACATCATCAGATGAATGAGTTCCTTTTTTAGTTGGCTTTGATGTGCTGTTTGTGGCTTATCtttaaattatttatttgttaagtgttagGATATTGTCTTTTCTTGGTTGCTAACTTGAAGGGTCTATGTGCGCTGTCGTGTAAATTGTTCATCACAATCTAGAGACTGTCCAGTTTGTAGTAACGGATTGGGTTTATCAGCATTTTTAGGCATCTATGGCAGTGGTTTTTGTCAAACTGTCGAGGCTCGACAGCTTCGTTATACTTGACGGTTTGTGCCGAATAATTAACCGTTTGTTGACGCGCCGAATTAGGCAAATTTTGACGAGCCGAATTGCGAACGGGCCGAGCCAAACCACTCGTTTGGCCAGCTCTACTTGTGGCCTGGTTCTCTTACATTTTATACCGTTTGAcgaaattttatcagaaatatagTTAGGGGGCAATATTCTGGGGaccgaactaatttatttatattttttaaattttcacaCTAAAATTTTGGTGAATTTAAAAAGTTGGTCCGGCCCCCTATAGTTCTAAAAAGTTGGTCCGGCCCCCTGTAGTTCAGCCCTTGAACCCAGAGATATAACGTGAAAGCTCACACTACAAAGTACAAATCCATGTACTGGTCTGTGACTGTAATTTGAGTCGAGTCGAATTGGGTTTGGGTTATACGAGTTTGAGCTCGGGTTTAAATCGAACGAGCAGAGCTGGGTTTAAATTTTATACGAGCTGAAAAGTCTGTCCGGATACGACTCGTAATTTTCACGAGCCCAAAAACAATGTTTAACCCACTAAATATCAACTTTCAGCCCCCAGCTAAACAAACACAAAAAGCAAACAATTCTTAATCACATAccatatttttataatttaagaCTCACTTTTATCACTGGAAATCTCACCGAGTTCTGATTCACAAAGCAACTCACTTTCATCTCCATTCTCACTATCAGTGTTGTAATCAAATAATTCAGTAGGAAGACCAgtttcttgtgttttctttatcACCGTCAACTTGCTCCCAAAAGCAAGGTTCTGTCTCATAGATTGATTCGATGCCATCTTTGTTCACACTATTTTTTTATTGATGTAAGACATTGGGTGTGTCATGTGTTTTACTGAGGTATTCAATTATTTTTTCCGATTTTCTTCTTCTGCTATTTTCTCGCACACAAGGTATTTGTTTATATTCCGGAAAGaaaaaaattgttttgatgcTTGTTTTTTAAACGAGCTCGAGTTCGGATTCGAGCCGGGTCGAGTTTCGGTTATCGAGTCGAGTTCTATTTGAGTTCGGCGCATACTCGGCTCGACTCGTTTTTATAAACGGGTAAAAAAGTGTCGCCGAGATCGACTCATTTCCGAGCTCGATTCGGGTCAGGTCTTACAAAATGAGCTCGCGCTCAAGCTGCTCCACTCGGATTACAACCCCTATACTGGTCACACTTGGTTTTACATAAACTAGTTAAATTAGGGcttattttgaaataaaatttaaaGATTTCTTCAAAAATACCGAAAATAAGGGGTTGTTTGGTTCACAAGACTGtatgattttgaaataaagaaTCGGATTAAAGATGGTATGGGGTTGAAAAATTAATTCGGGTTAAGATGATATGGGGTTGAAAAATCAATTTTGATATCGTAACAGGTCTAAATCACTCAAAGAACTCTCAATAATGAAGACTTCAGACTCCATGATCGAGGGAAAATCCCATTTAAGAAATAAAATTAGCACAATCATTTGTTTCCCTTATGACATGCCACGAAGAAAGTAGCCATGCTCTCTTTTGCATCTCCAATATATCAGAGATAATGTTGAACTAAGAATGACTCAAAATGTAAAACACAATTAATTGCATCAAGAGAAACATCGATAATAAGATGAGAAATTTGAAGACTCGGATAATTTAAGGCCTGAATGTGTAGATTGGAGTTCGGCTATCAATGGACATGCTTGACTAATACAACCTCTAAAACCCATAATTTAATTACCACAACTCTCTCTCTCATCAGCCCACCCACACAAGCCTCTGAATCCAGATATTTAACTGCATCGTCGATCCAAAATCAGGAGCATCCTACTTAATAGCTACTATTTTTCGAGTTTCTTATGTCGGAATAATAGGAATTTGGGTGCCTCCCATTATTCGATGAATATATTTTACATCCGATCTGTTGGAATATAGGCTTGGGGATTGTGAATTACCTCATTGTGAAGAAGCCAGATAAAGTGTGCAATATCATTAAAAGCGGTCGACCAGGATGAAGTTTGAAGCAATAATAAGCACAACTtattttttttgacaaaatgCAACAGATTACTCCATTAAATCTTTGAAAATACAAGATTTAACATTGACTGGAACAGACCTCCAATCAAATGTACGATCAGGATACATATGTGAGGCACGAGCTAATTCATGTGCTGACAAATTCGCAGACCGTTTGATGAAATACAATTGTAAGTTGTTATATTGGCTTAAGTACTCCCTGCAATCTTCAATCACTGAACCAAGTTTAGAACACATAGGAGTCTTACTTCTGATCATTTGAACCACCACCTGACAATCAGATTCAATGATGGTTACCATCCATCCCATATCTTTCAGCCAACTCAGAGCTTCTTTAACAGCAAGAGCTTCAACTAGAATGGGTTGCATCACCTCTGCATAGAGTTTAGTTCGAGCTAAAAGTGGTTGCCCGTCATGATCCCGAGCAATGAGGCCAACACCTGCAAGACCTTCCTTCTCAAAAATTGTTGCGTCCACTGTGATCTTTACTAcattaagttgaggcttttcccagTATATAGCACCATCTCCCATCACATGAGGTTGAGTTGGTACTCTTGTAACTCTTTCCAGGGCCACTATCCACTGTATAAGATACTCCCAAGTTTTTGCAATAATTTTTAAGGCTGGTTGTCTCCTATTATTCCAGATAACATCATTTCTAGCTCTCCAAATTCCCCAGCATAATGTGATCATCCTTGCTTTGTCCCGTTTAGAAATAGGTTCTAGTTTACCCTGGAGCCACGCTGAGAAGTCCATGGTCGTCTCTGTGTTAATACCAGGATCAAAAATTTTCCAACACATAGTTGCAACTCTACACTGAACCAACGCATGAAATATTGTTTCCATCTCTTCTTTATAGACTGAGCAAACATTAGCGATTAGCACATGTTTTGTTTGAAGTTAAGTTTTCGTAGGTAAACAACTCGTAGAAGCTCTCCAAACTAAATTCAAAGCCTTTGGGGGGGCTTGAACTTTCCACAAGACTTTCCAAAAAATATTATTGTCATCCTGTAACCAATTACCTTTTTCCGTTGTAGGGACTGATAGGCACTTTTTACTGAATATTGTCCAGAATGCTCCGCTTTCCAGCTTAACACATCTCTATCCAGACTCCTTTCTACTGTAGTGTTTAGGATACATTGTTGGTCTCTAGCTTCAAAAATGTCCGTGAGAATATCTATGTTCCAATCCTTCGTTCTAGTAGTAAATAAAGAACTCACTCTTTGATCAGCTAACGAAGGCGAATTAGTAGCTATATATGGATTCTCCACATTATTTAACCAAGGCTGGCCGATGATCATGATTTCCTTTCCAGTACCAATTCTCCAGTATGATCCCTCTGAGATTACTTTACTTGCTTCAATTATGCTACGCCAAATGAAGCTTGGACTACTTCCAATACTAGCCTGCAAAAAATCTTTATCAGCATAGTATTTAGCTTTATAGACCCGGGCCACCAAGCTATCTGTATTCCTAATGAGTCTCCAACATTGTTTCCCTAGCATGGCTAGATTAAAATCCCCCAGGTCCCTGAACCCTAGGCCACCGACATGTTTGTGTCTTGTCATCTTATTCCAGGCCATCCAACTGATTTTAGATGACTTTTGCTGAGACGAATTCCAGAAGAATTTTGACATACAATTCTCTAAATCACGGATAAGTTCTAAAGGGAGTAAAAATACATTCATAGAAAAGGAGGGTAAAGCTTGAGCTACCATTTTGATAAGAATTTCTTTGGCAGGTCTGGAGACGTGTCTCTCAGTCCAGTTCTGAATGCCGGCTTTAACTTTTTCTTTCAAATAACCAAAAATCACAGACTTTTTACGACCCAGAATATTAGGTAGCCCTAAATATTTAGAGGACCCGTCAGCTTCATTGATCTGCAACTCCTGGCATACACGCTCCTTGTTATACTGAATTACATTAGCACTAAAGAACA
The sequence above is drawn from the Apium graveolens cultivar Ventura chromosome 2, ASM990537v1, whole genome shotgun sequence genome and encodes:
- the LOC141701480 gene encoding uncharacterized protein LOC141701480, giving the protein METIFHALVQCRVATMCWKIFDPGINTETTMDFSAWLQGKLEPISKRDKARMITLCWGIWRARNDVIWNNRRQPALKIIAKTWEYLIQWIVALERVTRVPTQPHVMGDGAIYWEKPQLNVVKITVDATIFEKEGLAGVGLIARDHDGQPLLARTKLYAEVMQPILVEALAVKEALSWLKDMGWMVTIIESDCQVVVQMIRSKTPMCSKLGSVIEDCREYLSQYNNLQLYFIKRSANLSAHELARASHMYPDRTFDWRSVPVNVKSCIFKDLME